The following proteins come from a genomic window of Populus nigra chromosome 6, ddPopNigr1.1, whole genome shotgun sequence:
- the LOC133698012 gene encoding phosphoglycolate phosphatase 1A, chloroplastic-like: MLSRTVVSVSAVSSSSSTSPSRILCKVNPTIPKFLGLRGLSHNFTNCTTWNKNLNMSRKCNTRMENFTTKASAAAQPLKNADELIDSVETFIFDCDGVIWKGDKLIDGVPQTLDMLRSRGKRLVFVTNNSTKSRKQYGKKFETLGLDVSEEEIFASSFAAAAYLKSIDFPKDKKVYVVGEDGILKELELAGFQYLGGPEDGGKKIELKPGFLMEHDKDVGAVVVGFDRYFNYYKVQYGTLCIRENPGCLFIATNRDAVTHLTDAQEWAGGGSMVGAFVGSTQREPLVVGKPSTFMMDYLANKFGILKSQICMVGDRLDTDILFGQNGGCKTLLVLSGVTSLSMLQSPGNSIQPDFYTNKISDFLSLKAAAV; this comes from the exons ATGCTAAGCAGGACAGTTGTTTCAGTGTCTGctgtttcttcttcctcttcaacATCTCCATCTCGAATCTTGTGCAAAGTAAACCCAACAATCCCTAAATTCTTGGGTCTGAGAGGACTCTCTCATAATTTCACAAACTGTACCACATGGAACAAAAATTTGAACATGAGTAGAAAGTGCAATACAAGAATGGAGAATTTCACGACCAAAGCATCAGCAGCAGCTCAGCCTTTAAAAAACGCAGACGAGCTCATTGACTCTGTTGAGACTTTCATCTTTGATTGTGATG GAGTTATATGGAAAGGAGATAAATTGATCGATGGCGTCCCTCAAACTCTTGATATGCTCCGTTCAAGG GGGAAGAGACTAGTTTTTGTTACAAACAACTCAACAAAGTCTAGGAAACAATATGGTAAAAAGTTCGAGACACTTGGTCTTGATGTCAGTGAG GAAGAAATTTTCGCATCATCCTTTGCAGCTGCGGCCTATTTGAAGTCAATTGATTTCCCAAAAgataaaaag GTTTACGTGGTTGGTGAGGATGGCATCTTGAAGGAGCTTGAGCTTGCTGGATTTCAGTACCTCGGTGGGCCA GAAGATGGTGGGAAAAAGATAGAGCTGAAGCCTGGGTTTCTAATGGAGCACGATAAGGAt GTTGGGGCAGTTGTTGTTGGATTTGATCGCTATTTCAACTACTACAAAGTCCAGTATGGAACACTCTGTATAAGGGAAAATCCTGGATGCCTCTTCATTGCTACAAATCGCGATGCAGTCACCCATCTTACAGATGCTCAGGAGTGGGCAG gCGGTGGTTCTATGGTCGGTGCTTTCGTTGGTTCAACTCAGCGTGAGCCATTAGTTGTGGGAAAGCCCTCAACTTTTATGATGGATTACTTAGCCAACAA ATTCGGGATTCTCAAGTCACAGATATGCATGGTTGGGGACAGATTGGATACTGATATTCTGTTTGGACAAAATGGTGGTTGCAAAACTCTTCTCGTTCTCTCTG GTGTGACCTCATTGTCAATGCTTCAAAGTCCAGGCAACTCCATCCAACCAGATTTCTACACCAACAAAATTTCTGATTTTCTTTCCCTCAAAGCTGCAGCTGTATGA